The region AAATCGTTCGCAATCAGGTAGATCGTCGCGGGCGCCGCCTTCATCACGATCTTGCGCTCGATTCGGAAGGTGTCCGGGCGCATCGAGGCGATTCCGAAGATCGCGAGGATGGTGAGCGCGATCAGTGCGAACAGCGTCAGAGCGACCTTCTTGATCATGAGATGACTCCTCGATCGAGGGGTGACGGACTGCGAAGCCGGCAGGTTAAGGGGATCAGGGGCGCACGCCAAGCCCCATGCAACCCTGACGGCCGCAATCCGCACTAACTCCCAATGAACCACACACCTCTCGAGGCCTCGCGCGCGGGTCGCCGCGTTCCTCCAAACCCGCAGCGAGGCCGCGTTCCTCGCGCTCTACGACGCGCACACCGCGGCGCTCTATCGCTTCGCCGCCCGCCTGACCGGCGGCCACGCGGATCAGGCGGCCGAGCTGACGCAGGAGACCTGGGTGCGGGCACTCGCCGGGCTCGCGGACTTTCGCGGCGAGGCGAGCCTCGGCACCTGGTTGTGCGGCATCGCGCTCAACCGGTGGCGTGAGCTGCAGCGACGCAGCGGGCGTGAGGTGCAGCTCGAGCTGGTGGTTGGCACCGCACGCGAGGCCGGCCCCGGCGTCGATCACGAACCCGACGCGTTCCTTCGCGCCGCTCTCGATCGCGCGCTGGCGCGGCTGCCGGACGGGTACCGCGAAGTGCTGCTGCTGCACGACGTCGAGGGCTACACGCACGAGCAGATCGCGCAGCACTTCGGGATCGCGGTCGGCACCTCGAAGAGTCAGTTGCATCGCGCGCGACGCGCGCTGCGAACCGCGCTCGCGGGAAAGGGAGTGCTCGAACATGAACGATGAACCCAACTCGGAACTCGACCCCGCCGAGCGCCGCGCGCTCGAAGCATGGGGGCGTGACTGGACACCACCCGCCGCCCTGCGCGATCGCACAGTGGCGGTGGCGCGGGAACGCGGATTGATCGGAGGAACGAAGATGAAGAAGCCCATCGCACTCATCGCATCGTGGGCGGCCGCCGCCGCCATACTCGCGTTCGTAGTCGGGCTCGGCGTCGGCCGCCGGCCGGGCGCGGCCGCCCGACCCAAGGAGCCGTCCCTCGTGACCACGCCCGCAACGCAGACTCAGTTCGCATTGATGCTGTTCGAGTCGTCGGACTATCAGGCACCGGCTGCGGGTTCGGGAATGACCGATCGCGTGAGCGACTACAGCCGCTGGGCGCGCGGCATCGCCGAGAGCGGTCGCCGAATCACCGGCGAGAAACTCGCAGACGACGGGCGCTGGTGTCGCATGGATGCCGGGCAGCTCGTCACGCAGGCGCCGGTCCAGGATCCGATTCGCGGTGCGCTGGTCGGCTACTTCGTGCTGGACGCCGCGTCGCTGGACGAAGCGCTCGAAATCGCGCGCACCTGCCCGCACCTCAAGTACGGCGGCAGCGCCGAAGTGCGAGCGATCGAGGGGACGTAGCGCTCGATTCGACAAGCAGTCGGGTGCTCAACACTGGGCGACCGGAACAATCTTCCGGTCGCTCAATTGTCTTGCCTGCGCTTTCACACCGGGCATAGCCTCGGCCCTGCGTCGCACCGATCGCGTTCGGAGAGCGCCCGCATTTGCGCGCGACTCGAAGAGCCCGGCGACGCAGGAGGTCGCACATGTCTACACGCTCGCGTCGAACGGCCGCGCTCCCGCCGCGTCGCAGTTGCGGCACCATGGCGGTGCACATGAGCCTGCTCGAACGCTATCCGCAGTTTCGCGCCCGTCAGTTCCAGCTCGAGCAGGACACCGCGCGCCTGCGTACCAGCGGCTTGCGCGCCGCCGATCTGCGGGTGCGTACCGTGAAGACGGTGGTGAACGTGGTCTACAAGACCGACGCGCAAAACGTGTCGATGGCGCAGATCCGCAGCCAGATCACGGTGCTCAATCGCGACTTCGCGGCGCGGAATCCGGATCGCAGCAAAGTGCCGACGCCGTGGAAGGGGCTGGTGACCGACACGCGAGTCCGCTTCAAGCTGGTCAAGGTGATTCGCAAGCTGACACGTAAAGACTCGTTCACCGACCAGGACAACGGCGTGAAGAAGGCAGCGAGTGGCGGCATGCCGCCCTACCGGCCCGAGTCTCACTTGAACCTCTGGGTGTGCGCGTTGCGCGACTCGGTGCTCGGCTACGCGCAGTTCCCCGGCGGTCCGAGTGCGACCGATGGCGTGGTCATCCACTACCTGGCATTCGGCACTCTCGGGAGCGCCCGGAGCCCATTCAACAAGGGGCGCACCGCCACTCACGAAGTCGGCCACTACTTCAACCTGCGCCACATCTGGGGCGACACGCCCGATTGCAGCGGCAGCGACGCGGTGCCCGACACTCCGAACAGCGCGGGGCCCAACTTCAACAAGCCCACGTTCCCGACCATTACCTGCAACAACGGTCCGAACGGCGACATGTTCATGAACTACATGGACTATGTCGATGATGCCGCGATGTTCATGTTCACCGCCCAGCAGGTCGCCCGCATGCGTGCGAC is a window of Candidatus Eisenbacteria bacterium DNA encoding:
- a CDS encoding zinc metalloprotease, which translates into the protein MSTRSRRTAALPPRRSCGTMAVHMSLLERYPQFRARQFQLEQDTARLRTSGLRAADLRVRTVKTVVNVVYKTDAQNVSMAQIRSQITVLNRDFAARNPDRSKVPTPWKGLVTDTRVRFKLVKVIRKLTRKDSFTDQDNGVKKAASGGMPPYRPESHLNLWVCALRDSVLGYAQFPGGPSATDGVVIHYLAFGTLGSARSPFNKGRTATHEVGHYFNLRHIWGDTPDCSGSDAVPDTPNSAGPNFNKPTFPTITCNNGPNGDMFMNYMDYVDDAAMFMFTAQQVARMRATLAGPRSGL